In Providencia hangzhouensis, the DNA window TTACTAATAAAGTTTTTTATACTCATAAAACGGGTTCTTATTAGTGAAAAAAAATGAGGTGGAAGATAATAATAAAACTAGAATTAGATAAAATCATTAAAACGAAAAGTTTACTGAAAAATAATTAATCAGAAACATCTCAAAAAAAACAATTAAATATTTTCATAATGTTTCTTAATTCACTGATTGTTACATTTAAGCCAAAAAGAAAAACAAACATAAAACAATAAATATCATATAGATACATTAAATTTTTGTGTTTTTTATATGAATAGCACCTAGAAAACAATAATATAATAAAACATTTTTTTAAATTGAAATGAAAATAGAAACAATTAAGAACAAACAAATTAAATAAGTATCTACTAGAAAAAAACTTCATTGCAAAATATTTCAAATGGTAATAAAAAGTAATTTTCAATAAATCTATAATTATATAAATCTTATCTTTAAGCCTCAAAAAACCCAAAAATTGGCTCCTATAATTACAATTAGGTTATTTTTTAAGATTAACTAACTAAATTAATATACGTTGGATAAAGTCAGTTTCTAGAAAACCCACCATGAATAAACAGAACACCTTAAGTTATTCTCGATAATTACATCACTGACCTAATGGTGATAGTTAAAATATAGAGGCTATACATTTAAGTAAAAATACCAATAAAAAATATTGGAATTAAAATATGATTAAATTAGACGTTATTGAGCAAAATAGAAGATAGATTGATCTCTAGCAGATTAAAAACAATCTGTGCTAGCTTAGTTTGATGTTAATACGTTTTTGTTTTCCTGATAGGCTACTCATTGGGTGGTCATGTGATGTAGGTAAAAAGCCTTATCATGCTCGAAGCACTTGCGAATCGGCAAATAACCGCTAACTAATCAGGATGTGAGATAAGAAGTTAAAAATTTACTGCCATTTCGTCGCATCAGAGTTTGAGGCGATTCCCAACAAGGATGACATTTCTTCGATTACGCTATGAGAACTGCTCCTCAATAGTGTTATTGGATTAGTTTTTCAGCTGTAAAGCAACATACAACAATACCTTACTTTCAATCGTTAATAGATCTAATTTTGTTATCTCAGATATCCTTTTTAAACGATAATCTAATGTATTTCTATGAATAAACAACTCGTTAGCTGTTTCACGAGATAATAAATTATTTTTAAACCAGACTGTTAATGTTTTAATTAGCACACCATTAGAATCTTCATGTAATAATGTATTCAATGGTTTTAATAGTTCTTCTGAAGACCATTTAAAATTTAAACCGTATAATAAAACCGGTAGCATAATATCTTGGTAACAGTAAATTTTTAACTGAGGTTTCTTAGCTTTCCCTACTTGCATGGTAATTTTAGCCGTCTCATATGATTTTTTAATCGATTCCTCTGCGGGCTCTAAAAAAAAATTACCTAATGATATTTTCACTTGTAATTTAAATAACTTCTGAATGTCTGATTCTAATTTTATAATTTTCTTTTTTGCATTATCAATATCCCATCGATTGAACTTATTTAGCGCAGGAGTTAAACAAACAATTTCCGTCAAAGATTGAATAGCGACTAAGTTATCAGGATTCTTATATTCAATTAGCTTTTTAATTTCTTGCAATTCACTAAATGCACTATTCACACCTAATTGGCCACTATCTAATTCAATAATTATAGCAACTCGTGGAATAGAAAAATTAATATTAAGCTTTTTAGACCATTCAGTTATATTATCG includes these proteins:
- a CDS encoding sugar diacid recognition domain-containing protein translates to MYDYCLTSKLAQEIVDRTMKIIDCNINVMDETGCIIGSGDSNRLGEFHEGALLAIKQKRTVVIDDATANHLHGVKPGVNLPLYLNSKIIGVIGLTGEPTQIKQFGELVSMTAVMMLEQAEIYNHLNLNDRFKEEIILTYIENGTIPDNITEWSKKLNINFSIPRVAIIIELDSGQLGVNSAFSELQEIKKLIEYKNPDNLVAIQSLTEIVCLTPALNKFNRWDIDNAKKKIIKLESDIQKLFKLQVKISLGNFFLEPAEESIKKSYETAKITMQVGKAKKPQLKIYCYQDIMLPVLLYGLNFKWSSEELLKPLNTLLHEDSNGVLIKTLTVWFKNNLLSRETANELFIHRNTLDYRLKRISEITKLDLLTIESKVLLYVALQLKN